In one Sporomusa sphaeroides DSM 2875 genomic region, the following are encoded:
- the yabQ gene encoding spore cortex biosynthesis protein YabQ produces MELSTQIRTFLLIVTTGIVLGILFDTYRVLRRRFRPPWLVTSLTDLLYCLLASAIAFTALLAGNWGELRFYVYIALLVGIIAYYRLVSQYVMKFIMALLLLITKLCHLTKLAVAFTIIKPVVFVTRTALWPFRFIGRKYSAWYKRRRPPPPEEIPPL; encoded by the coding sequence ATGGAGTTATCCACGCAGATTAGGACATTTTTACTCATTGTGACAACCGGGATTGTTCTGGGGATACTGTTTGATACCTATCGGGTACTGCGCCGTCGTTTTCGGCCGCCGTGGCTGGTGACTTCACTGACTGATCTGCTGTATTGCCTGCTGGCGTCAGCCATTGCGTTTACGGCACTCCTTGCCGGTAATTGGGGAGAACTCCGGTTTTACGTTTATATTGCGCTGCTTGTCGGAATTATTGCCTATTATCGTTTGGTCAGCCAATATGTAATGAAATTTATTATGGCACTGCTGCTGCTGATTACGAAACTCTGTCATCTGACAAAACTGGCAGTTGCCTTTACGATAATTAAACCGGTTGTTTTCGTAACACGAACGGCCCTATGGCCTTTTCGGTTTATTGGCAGGAAGTATTCGGCCTGGTACAAACGCCGGCGTCCGCCGCCGCCGGAAGAAATACCACCGTTGTAA
- a CDS encoding FtsB family cell division protein encodes MPQKRRKFKQFSWFRLCLLIMAGYFCYAVIDQQTELYQIRRETEVVNAQMAQAREVNSRLLAEKENLSTAAYIEKVAREQLGLVKPGEVPYIPAREPAIP; translated from the coding sequence ATGCCGCAAAAACGCAGGAAATTCAAACAGTTTAGCTGGTTTCGGTTATGTCTTTTAATCATGGCCGGATATTTTTGCTATGCCGTGATTGATCAGCAAACCGAACTGTACCAGATCCGCCGGGAAACCGAGGTGGTAAACGCTCAGATGGCGCAGGCGCGTGAGGTTAACAGCCGCTTGCTTGCGGAAAAGGAGAATTTGAGTACTGCCGCTTATATTGAAAAAGTGGCCCGCGAACAGCTTGGTTTGGTTAAACCGGGAGAAGTTCCCTATATTCCTGCCAGAGAACCAGCTATTCCTTGA
- a CDS encoding S1 RNA-binding domain-containing protein: protein MSIEVGSVVEGVVTGITNFGAFVELPGGKVGLIHISEVADVYVRDVKDFLKEQDKVKVKVLSVDDRGKIGLSIKQLQPPAPKKQHTNDFRRSNRVNSLTFEDKLSKFLKDSDERLSDLKRSTESKRGGSGGRGGAGGGGGGPARRAE from the coding sequence ATGTCCATTGAAGTTGGCAGTGTTGTAGAAGGAGTTGTGACCGGCATAACTAACTTTGGCGCTTTTGTCGAGTTGCCGGGTGGAAAGGTAGGCTTGATTCACATCTCCGAAGTTGCTGACGTATACGTCCGCGATGTTAAGGATTTTTTGAAAGAGCAGGACAAAGTAAAAGTAAAAGTCTTATCTGTGGATGATCGCGGCAAGATTGGCTTATCTATTAAGCAGCTGCAACCGCCAGCACCCAAGAAACAGCATACCAACGATTTCCGCCGGTCTAATAGAGTGAATAGCTTGACGTTTGAAGATAAACTGAGTAAGTTTTTAAAAGACAGTGATGAGCGTCTGTCAGATTTGAAGCGCAGTACCGAATCCAAGCGCGGCGGCAGTGGCGGCCGGGGTGGTGCCGGTGGCGGCGGCGGCGGTCCGGCTCGTCGGGCGGAATAA